The proteins below come from a single Seriola aureovittata isolate HTS-2021-v1 ecotype China chromosome 23, ASM2101889v1, whole genome shotgun sequence genomic window:
- the dok1b gene encoding docking protein 1b, translating to MDTHVKEGQLYVQHQKFGKKWKKNWFVLYPASQNGIARLEFYDSPSGGGGGVGGGTGSGSNEKTRKLDKKIIRLSECISILPAMTESCPKDNMSAFCVETNDKTHVFAAEKNATKDWMDIMCDIAFQGGGGSSCTAADSNGGAQDLKMSENLIYYSREEVNEFWVSIQRTEASERCGLVGNYWLKAENDVLILKEPKTKRNILVWPYKLLRRYGRDRVMFSFEAGRRCDSGPGNFTFETKQGNEIFMLVDQAIQSQKALVEERHLSCPFNFDADCPASLQHIRNPGGMTASGDSSSSSSREADGDSGGSKPGSADGVLGKREGGDGGGGGGGGGGGGGGGRGQVGGTAGGLKGRSLPEPPAMLAVLVGGGSPRGQASAKGLSSADEQAGLYSEPADSVRLPLHSADCLYSDPVDSIKGQNQSSNPSSPPVPTPRLRPVGDESSTGGVQGDQHHAGTNHRKPPDLYSHVYDRISLELNQKTSALSLNGAAGGGRGGGRGVNNNRRPPGGQAEGASSPPGPPPEHIYDEPEGCAKGSTSLPASLGMTIYDEARLEVGAPSGLEGNYSTPSHGKPAESHRHSPPQLGPIRGTLYPPAPRGPKPVTAPKPGRGIFGRKEPVPLPPGKHGGPGSNVNNNNNIWGGGGGEGEERELYSKVSKQKPLPTNLWYSQHHQQLRSPDIIYDNLGDI from the exons ATGGACACCCACGTCAAGGAGGGACAACTTTATGTGCAGCATCAAAAGTTTGGAAAG AAATGGAAGAAGAACTGGTTTGTCCTGTACCCCGCCAGCCAAAATGGCATCGCCCGCCTCGAATTCTACGACTCACCTTCGGGCGGAGGTGGCGGAGTCGGTGGAGGCACGGGAAGCGGGTCCAATGAGAAAACCAGGAAGCTGGACAAGAAGATCATACGCTTGTCTGAGTGCATTTCCATCCTGCCGGCGATGACGGAGAGCTGTCCCAAAGACAACATGTCAGCGTTCTGCGTGGAAACCAATGACAAGACCCACGTGTTTGCTGCAGAGAAGAACGCCACCAAAGACTGGATGGATATCATGTGTGACATCGCTTTTCAG GGAGGGGGTGGCAGCAGCTGTACTGCTGCAGACTCAAATGGAGGAGCCCAGGACCTGAAGATGTCTGAAAACCTCATCTACTACTCCAGAGAGGAAG TGAACGAGTTCTGGGTGAGCATTCAGCGTACTGAGGCGTCGGAGCGCTGCGGACTGGTGGGCAACTACTGGCTGAAAGCTGAAAATGATGTCTTGATCTTGAAGGAGCCAAAGACCAAGAGGAATATCCTGGTGTGGCCCTACAAGCTGCTGAGGAGATATGGGAGAGACCGG GTGATGTTTTCTTTCGAGGCGGGTCGGCGCTGCGACTCGGGCCCCGGCAACTTCACCTTTGAGACCAAGCAAGGCAACGAGATCTTCATGCTGGTGGACCAGGCCATCCAGTCGCAGAAGGCTCTGGTTGAGGAGCGCCACCTCAGCTGCCCCTTCAACTTCGACGCCGACTGCCCTGCGTCGCTGCAGCACATACGCAACCCTGGCGGCATGACGGCAAgtggtgacagcagcagcagcagcagtcggGAGGCAGATGGCGATTCAGGCGGCAGCAAACCGGGGTCTGCTGATGGGGTGCTTGGGAAGAGAGAGGGcggagacggaggaggaggaggaggaggaggaggaggaggaggaggaggaggaagagggcaaGTAGGTGGAACAGCAGGAGGACTTAAAGGCAGGAGTTTACCAGAGCCACCAGCCATGTTGGCGGTTTTGGTAGGAGGAGGGTCTCCAAGAGGGCAGGCATCAGCAAAAGGTCTTTCCTCAGCTGATGAACAAGCAGGTCTTTATTCTGAACCAGCTGACTCGGTCCGCCTGCCTCTGCACAGCGCTGACTGCCTCTACTCCGACCCGGTGGACAGCATCAAGGGCCAGAACCAATCCAGCAACCCATCCAGCCCTCCAGTGCCCACCCCACGCCTCCGACCAGTAGGAGATGAGTCCTCAACAGGTGGTGTCCAAGGGGATCAGCACCACGCAGGCACCAATCACAGGAAGCCACCAGACCTGTACTCGCATGTGTACGACCGGATCAGCCTGGAGCTGAACCAGAAAACAAGCGCTCTGAGTCTCAACGGGGCTgcagggggaggaagagggggaggaagaggagtgaacAATAACAGGCGGCCCCCAGGAGGCCAAGCAGAGGGGGCTTCATCacctcctggtcctcctccaGAGCACATATATGATGAACCAGAGGGTTGCGCCAAAGGAAGCACAAGCTTGCCTGCTAGTTTAGGGATGACCATTTACGACGAGGCCCGTTTGGAGGTGGGGGCCCCGTCAGGACTGGAGGGGAATTACAGCACCCCTTCCCACGGGAAGCCTGCGGAGTCCCACAGACACTCTCCTCCGCAGCTCGGACCAATCCGTGGCACTCTGTATCCTCCAGCTCCAAGGGGGCCCAAACCGGTTACTGCTCCCAAACCGGGCAGGGGCATTTTTGGTCGGAAGGAGCCGGTGCCACTGCCCCCTGGGAAACATGGAGGTCCTGGCAGTaatgtgaacaacaacaacaacatttggggtggaggaggaggagaaggagaggagagggagctgTACAGCAAAGTGTCTAAACAGAAGCCCCTGCCCACTAATTTGTGGTATAGCCAACACCACCAGCAGCTGAGATCACCAGATATCATCTATGACAACTTGGGAGATATTTGA